From Bacteroidia bacterium:
ACAAACAAATTATGGCTTTTGACATTGAAATGATAAAAAAGGTGTACGCTGCAATGCCTGCTAAAATTGCTGCCACACGTAAATTGGTGGGTCGTCCGCTTACATTAACTGAAAAAATATTGTATTCGCATTTAAGCGAAGCACTTCCTGCAAACGCTTTTGGGCGCGGGCAATCCTATGTTGATTTTCATCCAGATCGTGTTGCCATGCAAGATGCAACGGCACAAATGGCATTGTTGCAATTTATGCAAGCTGGCAGAAAAACGGTTGCCGTTCCTTCTACCGTTCATTGCGATCACTTGATACAAGCGAAAGACGGAGCTGGAAAAGATTTAGCTACTGCGATTGATAAAAACAAAGAAGTATATGATTTTCTTTCTTCTGTCTCTAATAAATACGGAATCGGTTTTTGGAAACCGGGTGCAGGAATTATCCATCAAGTAGTGTTGGAAAATTATGCGTTTCCTGGAGGTTTAATGATTGGAACCGATTCGCACACTGTTAATGCAGGCGGTTTGGGAATGATTGCGATTGGCGTTGGTGGTGCAGATGCGTGCGATGTAATGGCTGGTTTGCCTTGGGAATTAAAATTTCCGAAATTAATTGGCGTGAAATTGACTGGAAAATTAAGCGGCTGGACTTCTTCCAAAGATATTATTTTAAAAGTTGCCGGAATCCTTACCGTTAAAGGAGGAACAGATAAAATTTTAGAATATTTCGGATCGGGTGCCGAATCACTTTCTTGCACTGGAAAAGGAACAATTTCCAATATGGGCGCAGAAATTGGCGCTACTACTTCTACTTTTTGTTACGATAAAAAAATGGAAGAATACCTAAAAGGAACTAATCGCGCAGATGTTGCTGATTTGGCAAATTCCGTAGCAGAACATTTACGTGGCGATAAAGAGGTATACGAATCTCCTGAAAAATATTTTGACGAAGTCATCGAAATTAATTTGTCTGAATTAGAACCACACGTTAATGGACCTTACACTCCTGATTTAGCGTGGCCTATTTCCAAATTCGCGCAAGCAGTAAAAGACAATGGTTGGCCCGAAAAATTAGATGTTGGTTTGATTGGTTCTTGTACCAATTCTTCTTACGAAGATATTTCTCGTGCAGCATCATTAGCCAAACAAGCTGTTGACAAAGGTTTAAAAGCAAAATCAGAATACACTATTACACCAGGTTCTGAAATGGTTCGTTATACTGTGGAACGTGATGGCTTTTTAGGAACTTTCGAAAAAATGGGAGGCGTTGTGCTTGCCAATGCTTGCGGTCCGTGCATCGGTCAGTGGGCGAGACATACAACAGATCCGAATAAAAAAAATTCCATCATTACTTCTTTCAACAGAAATTTTTCCAAAAGAAATGACGGAAATGCGAATACACATGCTTTCGTTGCTTCACCGGAAATTGTTACTGCCATGGCAATTGCTGGCAGTTTAACTTTTAATCCAATGAAAGATTTCATCACCAATGAAAAAGGAGAAAAAATAAAATTAGAAGAACCGCAAGGAATTGAAATGCCAGTAAAAGGTTTTGATGTAAAAGATGCCGGATTTCAAGCTCCTGCTGCCGATGGAAGTGCTATTAAAGTAATTGTATCGCCTACTTCTGATCGTCTGCAATTACTCGAGCCTTTCGCAGCTTGGGAAGGGACGGATATTAAAAACCTAAAATTACTCATCAAAGCAAAAGGAAAATGTACTACCGATCATATTTCAATGGCTGGTCCTTGGCTTAAATACCGCGGACATTTGGATAATATTTCCAATAATATGTTGATTGGCGCAATCAATTTTTTCAATGATAAAAGTGATTCTGTGAAAAATCAATTAACTGGCGAATATGGCTCTGTTACTGCTGTTCAACGTGCTTACAAAGCGGCAAAAATTGGTTCAATTGTAGTGGGTGATGAAAATTATGGAGAAGGTTCATCTCGCGAACATGCTGCGATGGAGCCGCGTCATTTGGGCGTTCGTGCCATTTTGGTAAAATCGTTTGCGCGTATTCACGAAACCAATTTGAAAAAACAAGGAATGCTAGGACTTACATTCGCCAACAAAGCGGATTACGATAAAGTGAAAGAAGACGATTCGATTGACATTGATGGCTTGAAAAACTTCGCACCTGGCGTTCAGCTTACGGTCGTGTTGAATCACAAAGACGGAAGCAAGGACGAAATAAAAGTAAACCACACTTACAACGAAGGACAAATCGAATGGTTCAAAGCTGGTGGCGCACTTAATATTATTCGTGCTGGAGTAAAAGCCTAATTTTATTTTTTAAAATTTTAGAAGAGCGGAAAATTTATTTTTCCGCTTTTTTTATAAACGATGAAAAAGGAAAACGAAATAAGAAAATCAATTGTGTTTTTTGACGGAGCTTGCGCTTTCTGCGATTCAGCCGTTCAATACATTATTAAACACGATTCGAAAAAAAAGTTTTTGTTTGCTTCTTTAGAATCTGATTACGCAAAAAAATATTTTTTAGCGCATTCCATTCAAGCTGATAAAATAAGTTCTATTGTATTAATAGAAGGTGAAAAAATTTATTTCAAATCAAGCGCTGCGCTTCATATTTCAAAGCATTTAGATTCGTACCGAAAATTATTTTTCATCGGAATATTCATTCCACCTTTTATTCGAGATTATTTTTACGAATTTATTTCCCGAAATCGGTATCGTATTTCCACAAAAAAAGACTTTTGCGAAAT
This genomic window contains:
- a CDS encoding DCC1-like thiol-disulfide oxidoreductase family protein; translation: MKKENEIRKSIVFFDGACAFCDSAVQYIIKHDSKKKFLFASLESDYAKKYFLAHSIQADKISSIVLIEGEKIYFKSSAALHISKHLDSYRKLFFIGIFIPPFIRDYFYEFISRNRYRISTKKDFCEIPNKQIQERFL
- a CDS encoding aconitate hydratase; translation: MAFDIEMIKKVYAAMPAKIAATRKLVGRPLTLTEKILYSHLSEALPANAFGRGQSYVDFHPDRVAMQDATAQMALLQFMQAGRKTVAVPSTVHCDHLIQAKDGAGKDLATAIDKNKEVYDFLSSVSNKYGIGFWKPGAGIIHQVVLENYAFPGGLMIGTDSHTVNAGGLGMIAIGVGGADACDVMAGLPWELKFPKLIGVKLTGKLSGWTSSKDIILKVAGILTVKGGTDKILEYFGSGAESLSCTGKGTISNMGAEIGATTSTFCYDKKMEEYLKGTNRADVADLANSVAEHLRGDKEVYESPEKYFDEVIEINLSELEPHVNGPYTPDLAWPISKFAQAVKDNGWPEKLDVGLIGSCTNSSYEDISRAASLAKQAVDKGLKAKSEYTITPGSEMVRYTVERDGFLGTFEKMGGVVLANACGPCIGQWARHTTDPNKKNSIITSFNRNFSKRNDGNANTHAFVASPEIVTAMAIAGSLTFNPMKDFITNEKGEKIKLEEPQGIEMPVKGFDVKDAGFQAPAADGSAIKVIVSPTSDRLQLLEPFAAWEGTDIKNLKLLIKAKGKCTTDHISMAGPWLKYRGHLDNISNNMLIGAINFFNDKSDSVKNQLTGEYGSVTAVQRAYKAAKIGSIVVGDENYGEGSSREHAAMEPRHLGVRAILVKSFARIHETNLKKQGMLGLTFANKADYDKVKEDDSIDIDGLKNFAPGVQLTVVLNHKDGSKDEIKVNHTYNEGQIEWFKAGGALNIIRAGVKA